One genomic region from Myripristis murdjan chromosome 7, fMyrMur1.1, whole genome shotgun sequence encodes:
- the srms gene encoding tyrosine-protein kinase Srms, translating to MEGCCRRCMPCLNRLWDCIWPDFRYPNITNSSRVIANPGAEAPAEIRTVSGDIRVPAPKKRPVQLYAALFDFEARSDDELTVKEGDKLSVIEKRGEYVLAKKLTGSLESGLIPANYVALLQDEFAKHKWYYGNINRVKAEKLLLAAQNKDGSFLVRISESHSDEYTISARSEGKVYHFRIQRSSIGAYFVSDKISFATLGELISYYQKNSRSLGVLLEEPCAQQRELYDMEPWERPREEFRLSKKLGEGHFGEVWEAVWTAENRRVAIKMLKQEDTKQEEFVKEVQALKSLHHPKLIQLLALCSRGEPVYIVTELMTKGSLKSYLSSAEGQVLTSAHLIYMGSQVAEGMAYLEDRHIVHRDLAARNILVGDDLVCKVADFGLARIIKDSVYTASRNTKIPVRWTAPEAAIYQRFSIKSDVWSFGVLLYEMMSRGKMPYDGKSNKEVLELLSSGFRLPCPTRCPPNIYRIMMDCWAAEASKRPSFHALHSQLDTIYARIYFKTIEV from the exons ATGGAGGGCTGCTGTCGCAGGTGTATGCCGTGTTTAAACCGGCTGTGGGACTGCATATGGCCAGACTTCCGCTACCCCAACATCACCAACAGCAGCCGGGTCATCGCGAACCCCGGCGCGGAGGCTCCGGCCGAGATCCGGACCGTTTCGGGCGACATCCGCGTCCCGGCGCCCAAGAAGCGGCCGGTGCAGCTGTACGCGGCGCTGTTCGACTTCGAGGCCCGGAGCGACGACGAGCTGACGGTGAAGGAGGGGGACAAGCTGTCGGTGATCGAGAAACGGGGGGAGTACGTCCTGGCCAAGAAGCTGACCGGGTCTCTGGAGTCCGGGCTGATCCCTGCCAACTATGTGGCTCTGCTGCAGGACGAGTTCGCCAAACacaa gtGGTACTATGGGAACATAAACCGCGTGAAAGCTgagaagctgctgctggctgcccAAAACAAAGATGGCTCCTTCCTGGTGCGCATCAGCGAGAGCCACAGTGACGAGTACACCATCTCTG CCAGGAGCGAGGGGAAGGTGTACCACTTCAGGATCCAGCGCTCCTCCATCGGCGCTTACTTTGTGTCCGACAAAATCTCCTTCGCCACCCTGGGAGAGCTCATCTCCTACTACCAGAAGAACTCCCGCAGCCTGGGAGTCCTGCTGGAGGAGCCCTGCGCCCAGCAG CGGGAGCTCTACGACATGGAGCCGTGGGAGAGGCCTCGCGAGGAGTTCAGGCTCAGCAAGAAACTGGGAGAAGGCCACTTCGGGGAGGTGTGGGAGGCCGTGTGGACCGCCGAGAACCGCCGAGTCGCCATCAAGATGCTCAAACAAG AGGACACCAAGCAGGAGGAGTTTGTGAAGGAGGTGCAGGCGCTGAAGAGCCTCCACCACCCCAAACTGATCCAGCTCCTGGCGCTGTGCTCCAGAGGAGAGCCGGTCTACATCGTCACCGAACTCATGACCAAAGGCAGCCTCAAGTCCTACCTCTCCT ctgcTGAGGGCCAGGTGCTAACATCAGCTCATCTCATCTACATGGGCAGTCAGGTAGCAGAGGGCATGGCCTACCTGGAGGACCGACACATCGTCCACAGAGACCTCGCCGCCCGGAACATCCTGGTGGGGGACGACCTCGTCTGCAAGGTGGCCGACTTCGGACTGGCACGAATCATAAAG GACAGTGTGTACACAGCCAGTCGCAACACCAAGATCCCGGTGCGGTGGACGGCCCCGGAGGCGGCGATCTACCAGCGATTCTCCATCAAGTCGGACGTCTGGTCGTTCGGGGTGCTGCTGTATGAAATGATGTCACGCGGCAAGATGCCTTACGACG GAAAAAGCAACAAAGAAGTGTTGGAGCTGCTGTCGTCGGGCTTCCGGCTGCCCTGTCCCACACGCTGTCCCCCAAATATCTACCGCATCATGATGGACTGCTGGGCCGCCGAGGCCTCCAAGAGACCCTCCTTCCACGCTCTGCACAGCCAGCTGGACACGATATATGCCAGGATTTACTTCAAGACCATAGAAGTAtag